From Actinomyces slackii, a single genomic window includes:
- a CDS encoding LysE family translocator, translating into MTLAQALAGFAVVALLLTLAPGLDLAIVLRQSLTRGRGHAVATILGIQCGLLAWGAAAGAGATAVLAASQGAYRVLSAGGAVYLAWMGAVMLRRAWRPQPAPARRGPGAPQRGGLWRAWLTGVATDLLNPKAGVFYLATIPQFMADGVSPLVMGVLLAGVHVALCGAWFGLVALGASRLGERLRSPRVMRAVDGLTGGVLVAFGVRLALDARA; encoded by the coding sequence ATGACCCTGGCACAGGCCCTGGCGGGCTTCGCCGTCGTCGCCCTGCTGCTGACCCTGGCGCCGGGCCTGGATTTGGCCATCGTGCTGCGCCAGTCCCTGACCCGGGGTCGGGGCCATGCCGTGGCCACGATCCTGGGCATCCAGTGCGGACTGCTGGCCTGGGGCGCGGCCGCGGGGGCAGGGGCCACCGCGGTGCTGGCGGCCTCCCAGGGCGCCTACCGGGTCCTGTCCGCCGGTGGGGCCGTCTACCTGGCGTGGATGGGGGCGGTGATGCTGCGGCGCGCCTGGCGCCCCCAGCCGGCGCCCGCCCGCCGCGGGCCCGGGGCGCCCCAGCGCGGTGGGCTGTGGCGCGCCTGGCTGACCGGGGTCGCCACCGATCTGCTCAACCCCAAGGCGGGAGTGTTCTACCTGGCCACGATCCCCCAGTTCATGGCCGACGGCGTCAGCCCCCTGGTCATGGGGGTCCTGCTGGCAGGGGTCCATGTGGCGCTGTGCGGGGCGTGGTTCGGCCTCGTGGCCCTGGGCGCCTCCCGCCTGGGGGAGCGCCTGCGCTCCCCGCGCGTGATGCGGGCCGTGGACGGCCTGACCGGGGGAGTGCTGGTGGCCTTCGGGGTGCGGCTCGCCCTGGACGCCCGGGCATGA
- a CDS encoding glutamine synthetase family protein: MDKQQEYVLRAIEERDIRFVRLWFTDVSGQLKSVAIAPAEVEGAFEEGIGFDGSAIEGLTRVFESDMLLAPDPSTFQMLPWREGANGVARMFCDVRTPDGEPARTDPRAVLERQIARVAEAGFTCYIHPEIEFYLVKRDEQGRIRPTDYAGYFDHVPGGTAHDFRRRAILMLEQMGISVEFSHHEGGPGQNEIDLRFADALSMADNIMTFRAVVEEVALQEGSMATFMPKPFADQFGSGMHTHFSLFEGDRNAFFDPSGQYQLSATGRAFIAGLLHHASEITAVTNQHVNSYKRLWGGGRGDEAPSYVCWGHNNRSALVRVPMHKPGKAQSVRVEYRGIDSSANPYLAYAVILAAGLKGIEEGYELPPEAEDDVWALSPLERKALGIHALPTSLKSAVAAMQGSDLVADTFGEDTFEYFLRNKRREYQAYDAQVTAFELDQFFPRS, translated from the coding sequence ATGGACAAGCAGCAGGAGTACGTTCTGCGGGCGATCGAGGAGCGGGACATCCGCTTCGTGCGCCTGTGGTTCACCGATGTGTCCGGCCAGCTCAAGTCCGTGGCCATCGCCCCGGCGGAGGTCGAGGGCGCCTTCGAGGAGGGCATCGGCTTCGACGGCTCGGCCATCGAGGGCCTGACCCGGGTCTTCGAGTCCGACATGCTCCTGGCCCCCGACCCCTCCACCTTCCAGATGCTTCCCTGGCGCGAGGGCGCCAACGGCGTGGCCCGCATGTTCTGCGATGTGCGCACCCCCGACGGCGAGCCCGCCCGCACCGACCCGCGGGCGGTTCTCGAGCGCCAGATCGCCCGGGTCGCCGAGGCCGGATTCACCTGCTACATCCACCCCGAGATCGAGTTCTACCTGGTCAAGCGCGATGAGCAGGGCCGTATCCGCCCCACCGACTACGCCGGGTACTTCGACCACGTCCCCGGGGGCACCGCCCACGACTTCCGCCGCCGGGCCATCCTCATGCTCGAGCAGATGGGCATCTCCGTGGAGTTCTCCCACCATGAGGGCGGCCCCGGCCAGAACGAGATCGACCTGCGGTTCGCCGACGCCCTGTCCATGGCCGACAACATCATGACCTTCCGGGCGGTGGTCGAGGAGGTCGCCCTCCAGGAGGGCAGCATGGCCACCTTCATGCCCAAGCCCTTCGCCGACCAGTTCGGGTCGGGCATGCACACCCACTTCTCCCTGTTCGAGGGGGACCGCAATGCTTTCTTCGACCCCTCGGGCCAGTACCAGCTCTCCGCCACCGGGCGGGCCTTCATCGCCGGGCTGCTCCACCACGCCTCGGAGATCACCGCGGTGACCAACCAGCACGTCAACTCCTACAAGCGCCTGTGGGGCGGGGGGCGCGGCGATGAGGCCCCCAGCTACGTGTGCTGGGGCCACAACAACCGCTCCGCCCTGGTGCGCGTGCCCATGCACAAGCCCGGCAAGGCCCAGTCGGTGCGGGTGGAGTACCGCGGCATCGACTCCTCGGCCAACCCCTACCTGGCCTACGCCGTCATCCTGGCCGCGGGCCTGAAGGGAATCGAGGAGGGCTACGAGCTGCCGCCGGAGGCCGAGGACGACGTGTGGGCGCTGTCCCCCCTGGAGCGCAAGGCCCTGGGCATCCACGCCCTTCCCACCTCCCTGAAGAGCGCCGTGGCCGCCATGCAGGGCTCGGACCTGGTGGCGGACACCTTCGGGGAGGACACCTTCGAGTACTTCCTGCGCAACAAGCGCCGCGAGTACCAGGCCTACGACGCTCAGGTCACCGCCTTCGAGCTCGACCAGTTCTTCCCCCGCTCCTAA
- the map gene encoding type I methionyl aminopeptidase — MTSPVSASSLADRAPRGTLVPGTIGPERQVPSAIARPEYLFHDGPERVTAPEVKSPETIQRIRVAGRIAARALEEAAKAIAPGVSTDELDRIAHEYLCDHGAYPSCLGYMGFPKSICTSVNEVICHGIPDSTVLAEGDIINLDVTAYIGGVHGDTNATFAVGEIDEESALLIERTRTAMERGIRAVMPGREINVIGRVIEAYAKRFNYGVVRDFTGHGVGEAFHSGLIIPHYDAAPLHSEIIETGMVFTIEPMLTLGSIEWEQWEDGWTVLTKDRSRTAQFEHTLVVTEDGAQILTLP, encoded by the coding sequence ATGACGTCACCGGTTTCCGCCTCGTCCCTCGCCGACCGCGCCCCCCGGGGCACCCTGGTTCCCGGGACCATCGGCCCCGAGCGCCAGGTCCCCAGCGCCATCGCCCGCCCGGAGTACCTCTTCCATGACGGGCCCGAGCGGGTCACCGCCCCGGAGGTCAAGAGCCCCGAGACCATCCAGCGCATCCGCGTGGCCGGCAGGATCGCCGCCCGGGCCCTTGAGGAGGCCGCCAAGGCCATCGCCCCGGGGGTGAGCACCGATGAGCTGGACCGCATCGCCCACGAGTACCTGTGCGATCACGGCGCCTACCCCTCCTGCCTGGGGTACATGGGCTTCCCCAAGTCCATCTGCACCTCCGTCAACGAGGTGATCTGCCACGGCATCCCCGACTCCACCGTCCTGGCCGAGGGCGACATCATCAACCTCGACGTCACCGCGTACATCGGGGGCGTCCACGGCGACACCAACGCCACCTTCGCCGTCGGTGAGATCGATGAGGAGTCGGCGCTGCTCATCGAGCGCACGCGCACCGCAATGGAGCGCGGCATCCGCGCGGTCATGCCCGGCCGCGAGATCAATGTCATCGGCCGGGTCATCGAGGCCTACGCCAAGCGGTTCAACTACGGGGTGGTTCGGGACTTCACCGGTCACGGCGTGGGCGAGGCCTTCCACTCCGGCCTCATCATCCCCCACTACGACGCCGCGCCCCTTCACTCCGAGATCATCGAGACCGGCATGGTCTTCACCATCGAGCCGATGCTCACCCTTGGTAGCATCGAGTGGGAGCAGTGGGAGGACGGCTGGACCGTGCTGACCAAGGACCGCTCGCGCACCGCCCAGTTCGAGCACACCCTGGTGGTCACCGAGGACGGCGCGCAGATCCTGACCCTGCCCTGA
- the panB gene encoding 3-methyl-2-oxobutanoate hydroxymethyltransferase, with protein MSDVSPGAPSGAPDLIGGGRPVRVHHLRQAKASGARLTMITAYDALTARIFDEAGMDMLLVGDSIGNVMLGHSSTLQVRLEEIEVATRAVASAVTRAMVVADLPFGTYEAGPAQALDSAAALLRAGANAVKLEGGAPRAQSVRALSQAGIPVVGHLGFTPQSVNSLGGFRVQGRGQEAGDKLLQDALALEEAGAIGLVLEMVPSDLAQRVTQALSGTTIGIGAGPHCDAQVLVWADMAGMTDWRPRFAKQFGQVGQALHQAVQDYGQAVREGSFPAPEHGFEQ; from the coding sequence ATGAGCGATGTCTCCCCCGGCGCGCCCTCTGGCGCCCCAGACCTGATCGGCGGCGGCAGGCCGGTGCGCGTCCACCACCTCCGGCAGGCCAAGGCCAGCGGAGCCCGGCTGACGATGATCACCGCCTACGACGCCCTGACCGCCCGGATCTTCGATGAGGCCGGGATGGACATGCTCCTGGTGGGCGATTCCATTGGCAACGTCATGCTGGGGCACTCCTCGACCCTTCAGGTGCGCCTGGAGGAGATCGAGGTCGCCACCCGCGCGGTGGCCAGCGCCGTCACGCGCGCCATGGTGGTGGCCGACCTGCCCTTCGGCACCTATGAGGCCGGCCCCGCCCAGGCCCTGGACAGCGCCGCGGCCCTCCTCCGAGCCGGGGCCAACGCCGTCAAGCTCGAGGGCGGGGCGCCGCGCGCCCAGAGCGTGCGCGCCCTGAGCCAGGCGGGCATCCCGGTGGTCGGGCACCTCGGCTTCACCCCGCAGTCCGTCAACTCCCTGGGGGGCTTCCGCGTCCAGGGCCGCGGGCAGGAGGCCGGTGACAAGCTCCTCCAGGACGCACTGGCCCTGGAGGAGGCCGGGGCGATCGGCCTGGTGCTGGAGATGGTGCCCTCCGATCTGGCGCAGCGCGTCACCCAGGCCCTGAGCGGAACGACCATCGGCATCGGGGCCGGGCCCCACTGCGACGCGCAGGTCCTGGTCTGGGCGGATATGGCCGGCATGACCGACTGGCGGCCGCGCTTCGCCAAGCAGTTCGGCCAGGTGGGCCAGGCGCTGCACCAGGCGGTCCAGGACTACGGCCAGGCCGTCCGCGAGGGCTCCTTCCCCGCACCGGAGCACGGCTTCGAGCAGTAG
- a CDS encoding glycosyltransferase family 2 protein, translating into MSWSFGVFVVLVCVLMLFACLAIKLCFKRGLDLTPSRTPRRQALRTTRRRVTTPEHAQEFADRTKLPRALPAPSVFCPLLIIVVIGLGLWLYWRIAVTLRDTIDPWLIWTFNIVFAAVAAQLLIAFFERRIVGEEHDHRTAVLVPLYNEDPEVVRSMLEALLVQSAPPSEIHVVDDGSTQGAYPEVRKWFHAEAINRGIHVTWQRTPNRGKRHAQAQAFRQIRRADLFVTVDSDSMLDAEALKEITSPFSDPSIMSVAGIILATNNRTNLLARITDMIFVGQQLTDRSSMSRLGTVMVNSGGLAAYRYSILADNIEIYMNENYVGRHVEFSDDSMLTLFAMLRGRTVQQPSAFAFAWMPDRFSHHYRQQVRWFRGSFIRGLWRIRFLPILSWGWWRQMLGWAQLWVVSSVFVYLAVWRPLFTDYGIPIEVLLVPILIGLAQNARYVSVWRSDVSDRARRLSLLLSPLATLWTTFLLRPLRLWGMVTSTKMGWNTRQSVEVTTQAASA; encoded by the coding sequence ATGAGCTGGTCCTTCGGAGTGTTCGTCGTCCTGGTCTGCGTGCTCATGCTGTTCGCCTGCCTGGCGATCAAGCTGTGCTTCAAACGCGGCCTGGACCTCACGCCCTCCCGCACCCCGCGCCGTCAAGCGCTGCGCACCACCAGGCGTCGGGTGACCACCCCCGAGCACGCCCAGGAGTTCGCCGATCGCACCAAGCTGCCCCGCGCACTGCCGGCCCCGTCCGTCTTCTGCCCGTTGCTCATCATCGTCGTCATCGGCCTGGGGCTGTGGCTGTACTGGCGAATCGCGGTCACCCTCCGGGACACCATCGACCCGTGGCTGATCTGGACCTTCAACATCGTCTTCGCGGCCGTGGCCGCCCAACTGCTCATCGCCTTCTTCGAGCGGCGAATCGTGGGAGAGGAGCACGACCACCGCACCGCGGTCCTGGTCCCCCTCTACAACGAGGACCCGGAGGTGGTGCGCAGCATGCTGGAGGCGCTGCTGGTGCAAAGCGCCCCGCCCTCCGAGATCCACGTGGTCGACGACGGCTCCACGCAGGGCGCCTACCCCGAGGTCAGGAAGTGGTTCCACGCCGAGGCCATCAACCGCGGGATCCACGTGACCTGGCAGCGCACGCCCAATCGGGGCAAGCGCCACGCCCAGGCCCAGGCCTTCCGGCAGATCCGCAGGGCGGACCTGTTCGTCACTGTGGACTCCGACTCCATGCTCGACGCCGAGGCCCTCAAGGAGATCACCAGCCCCTTCTCGGACCCCAGCATCATGTCCGTGGCCGGGATCATCCTGGCCACCAACAACAGGACCAATCTGCTGGCGCGCATCACGGACATGATCTTCGTGGGCCAGCAGCTGACCGACCGCTCCTCCATGTCCCGCCTGGGAACCGTCATGGTCAACTCCGGCGGCCTGGCCGCGTACCGCTACTCCATCCTGGCGGACAACATCGAGATCTATATGAATGAGAATTATGTGGGTCGTCATGTGGAGTTCTCCGATGACTCGATGCTCACGCTCTTCGCCATGCTGCGCGGGCGCACCGTCCAGCAGCCCTCGGCCTTCGCGTTTGCCTGGATGCCCGACCGGTTCAGCCATCACTACCGCCAGCAGGTGCGCTGGTTCCGCGGCTCCTTCATCCGCGGGCTGTGGCGCATCCGCTTCCTGCCGATCCTCTCGTGGGGCTGGTGGCGCCAGATGCTGGGGTGGGCCCAGCTGTGGGTGGTCTCCTCGGTGTTCGTCTACCTGGCGGTCTGGCGCCCCCTGTTCACCGACTACGGCATCCCCATCGAGGTCCTCTTGGTCCCCATCCTCATCGGACTGGCGCAGAACGCGAGGTATGTCAGCGTGTGGCGCTCCGATGTCTCCGACCGCGCCCGGCGCCTGTCACTGCTGCTCTCGCCACTGGCGACCCTGTGGACCACCTTCCTGCTGCGGCCCCTGCGCCTGTGGGGGATGGTCACCAGCACCAAGATGGGATGGAACACCCGCCAGAGCGTTGAGGTGACCACCCAGGCGGCATCCGCGTAG
- a CDS encoding zinc ribbon domain-containing protein — MNSAPIAQQRLLIDLQSVDSRLARLRHERASLPVLSRIEATVERLKANKRQAVLADAALVEARAAATRREDEVAQVVRRAQTLRERLHSGSAGARDLGAIQSEIDHLGVRQGVLEEAQIQAMEELDAAQQEVERLAGQEQEIRAAGRELTAQRDAEFSRLDAQISSAEDQRADLAGSIDAALLEIYDQVRARTGGLGAVALHGRRIDGGSLEISPHELARIAAAPRDAIVQAEENDVIVVRMEI; from the coding sequence GTGAACAGCGCCCCCATCGCCCAGCAGCGCCTGCTCATCGACCTGCAGTCCGTTGACTCCCGGCTCGCCCGGCTGCGCCACGAGCGCGCCAGCCTGCCCGTGCTGTCCCGCATCGAGGCCACTGTTGAGCGCTTGAAGGCCAATAAGCGGCAGGCCGTCCTGGCCGACGCCGCCCTGGTCGAGGCCCGGGCCGCGGCCACGCGCCGCGAGGATGAGGTGGCCCAGGTGGTGCGGCGCGCCCAGACCCTGCGCGAGCGGCTCCACTCCGGCAGTGCCGGGGCCCGGGACCTGGGCGCGATCCAAAGCGAGATCGATCATCTGGGCGTGCGCCAGGGCGTGCTGGAGGAGGCCCAGATCCAGGCCATGGAGGAGCTCGACGCCGCCCAGCAGGAGGTTGAGCGCCTGGCTGGCCAGGAGCAGGAGATCCGGGCCGCGGGTCGCGAGCTGACGGCCCAGCGCGACGCGGAGTTCTCCCGACTCGACGCCCAGATCTCCTCGGCGGAGGACCAGCGGGCAGACCTGGCCGGTTCCATCGATGCCGCCCTGCTGGAGATCTACGACCAGGTGCGCGCTCGGACGGGAGGGCTGGGCGCCGTCGCCCTTCACGGGCGGCGCATCGACGGCGGCTCACTGGAGATCAGCCCCCACGAGCTCGCCCGCATCGCCGCGGCGCCCCGCGATGCCATCGTTCAGGCAGAGGAGAACGACGTCATCGTCGTGCGCATGGAGATCTGA
- a CDS encoding Nif3-like dinuclear metal center hexameric protein, with protein MNQSGAKAPALTVADVVAMVEAAAPPHLAAPWDSNRLICGDPDEAVASVLLAVDPVASVVQEAIETGADMLITHHPLYLRGTDHVSAADPKGRLVHRLIRNGIALLNAHTTLDAAHGGVAAALAAAVGLRAAVPLEPDSQDPTQGIGRIGALERPTRLRDLAAVVAAALPDSAPGLLVGGDLEATVETVAVSGGAGDSLLEAARQAGADVFLTADLRHHPASEHLEAGRPYLLCGTHWATEWVGLAPLAQRLERAAAARGARLEATVSRIVTDPWVMRLPTGPDSP; from the coding sequence ATGAACCAGTCTGGCGCCAAGGCCCCCGCACTGACCGTTGCCGACGTCGTCGCCATGGTGGAGGCGGCCGCACCGCCGCATCTGGCGGCGCCCTGGGACTCCAACCGCCTGATCTGCGGGGACCCCGACGAGGCCGTGGCCTCGGTTCTCCTCGCCGTGGACCCTGTGGCCTCCGTTGTCCAGGAGGCCATCGAGACAGGGGCCGACATGCTCATCACCCATCACCCCCTCTACCTGCGGGGGACCGACCATGTCTCGGCCGCCGACCCCAAGGGGAGGCTGGTGCACCGACTCATCCGCAACGGGATCGCCCTGCTCAATGCGCATACGACGCTGGATGCCGCCCACGGGGGAGTCGCGGCCGCCCTGGCGGCGGCCGTGGGCCTGCGCGCGGCGGTGCCCCTGGAGCCCGACTCCCAGGACCCCACTCAGGGCATCGGCAGGATCGGGGCGCTGGAGCGGCCCACGCGCCTGAGGGACCTGGCGGCCGTCGTGGCCGCGGCCCTGCCCGACTCCGCCCCCGGGCTCCTGGTGGGCGGGGACCTGGAGGCGACCGTGGAGACCGTGGCCGTCAGCGGGGGCGCGGGGGACTCACTCCTGGAGGCCGCCCGGCAGGCGGGCGCCGATGTCTTCCTGACCGCGGACCTGCGCCACCACCCCGCCTCGGAGCACCTGGAGGCCGGGCGGCCCTACCTGCTGTGCGGAACCCACTGGGCCACCGAGTGGGTGGGGCTGGCGCCTCTGGCGCAGCGCCTGGAGCGCGCCGCCGCCGCTCGGGGAGCACGGCTGGAAGCCACGGTCTCGCGGATCGTCACCGATCCCTGGGTGATGCGTCTGCCCACGGGCCCGGACAGTCCGTGA
- a CDS encoding YaaA family protein, translating into MLILLPPSEGKSAPESGPRLDMSGLLGASRLSPARQRAMEALKEVSASPQAASFLGLGPRSAADAALNLSLESSACAPAHDLFSGVLYEAARLSALARQDAAGGALAKHAVILSGLWGAVRATDLLPDHRLSMGRALPGLGRMSAYWKAPLAPVLDSLAAGRTVVDCRSAAYAAAWQPLASLGITLLRVKAVAIDDQGGRAVISHQAKHTRGLLTGALLGAVAGGSLDPECQAEDVARIAAGIDGVEDVELGRADRRGRRDLTVLTRPGA; encoded by the coding sequence GTGCTGATCCTCCTGCCTCCCTCTGAGGGAAAGTCCGCGCCCGAATCGGGACCCCGCCTGGACATGAGCGGCCTGCTGGGCGCGAGCAGACTCTCGCCGGCGCGCCAGCGGGCGATGGAGGCGCTCAAGGAGGTCAGCGCCTCTCCTCAGGCCGCCTCCTTCCTCGGGCTGGGCCCCCGCAGCGCCGCCGACGCCGCCCTCAATCTGAGCCTGGAGAGCTCGGCCTGCGCCCCCGCGCACGATCTGTTCAGCGGGGTGCTCTATGAGGCGGCCCGGCTGAGTGCCCTTGCCCGCCAGGACGCGGCCGGTGGCGCACTGGCGAAGCACGCGGTCATCCTGTCAGGGCTGTGGGGCGCCGTCAGGGCCACCGACCTGCTGCCCGACCACCGATTGTCCATGGGCCGGGCTCTGCCGGGCCTGGGACGGATGTCGGCCTACTGGAAGGCCCCTCTGGCCCCGGTCCTCGACAGCCTGGCCGCGGGGCGCACGGTGGTCGACTGCCGCTCGGCGGCCTACGCCGCCGCATGGCAGCCCCTGGCCTCACTGGGGATCACTCTGCTGCGCGTCAAGGCCGTCGCGATCGATGACCAGGGCGGCAGGGCCGTCATCTCCCACCAGGCCAAGCACACGCGCGGCCTGCTGACCGGCGCGCTACTGGGCGCCGTGGCCGGCGGATCCCTCGACCCTGAGTGCCAGGCCGAGGACGTGGCCCGGATCGCCGCGGGGATCGACGGGGTTGAGGACGTGGAGCTGGGCCGGGCCGACAGGCGGGGCCGGCGCGATCTGACGGTGCTGACCCGCCCCGGTGCCTGA
- a CDS encoding UDP-glucose dehydrogenase family protein, which translates to MKISVTGCGYLGAVHAAAMADIGHEVVGIDIDQEKVDSLSAGNAPFFEPGLSTLLRRNVSSGRLSFSTDSSAIRGAQVHFIGVGTPQSSNGAADLTYVDKAVEQMLPHLGACESGAEIVAGKSTVPVGTASRLSQRIAATGATLVWNPEFLREGFAVKDTLEPDRLVYGLPDDPRDAQEAQDVLDAVYAPVMSSGTPRLCMDYATAELVKTAANAFLATKISFINAMARICDTVKADVTDLADAIGMDERIGHRFLRAGIGFGGGCLPKDIRAFQARADQLGEGETLAFLAEVDRINDWMRASVIDTAAELLGDDLPTSRIAILGATFKPDSDDMRNSPALEIATDLARRAGSVVVTDPQAAPILAVNDDLPYEVTTEAQDALADADLAILGTEWHEYTQLDPHRAARLMRHARVIDGRNALDPQAWKAAGFTYIGIGRR; encoded by the coding sequence GTGAAAATTTCAGTAACTGGATGCGGATACCTCGGAGCGGTTCACGCGGCCGCAATGGCCGACATCGGCCACGAGGTTGTTGGGATTGACATTGATCAGGAGAAGGTCGACTCCCTATCGGCCGGCAACGCTCCATTCTTCGAACCGGGCCTGTCCACGCTCCTGAGGCGGAACGTGTCCTCAGGGCGCTTGTCATTCTCCACAGACTCCTCGGCGATCCGTGGCGCCCAGGTCCATTTCATCGGGGTCGGCACGCCCCAGTCCTCCAATGGCGCCGCGGATCTGACCTACGTCGACAAGGCCGTGGAGCAGATGCTGCCCCATCTGGGCGCATGCGAATCGGGAGCCGAGATCGTCGCGGGCAAGTCCACCGTCCCGGTGGGAACGGCCTCGCGCCTATCGCAGCGGATCGCCGCAACCGGGGCCACCCTGGTGTGGAACCCCGAGTTCCTGCGGGAGGGCTTCGCCGTCAAGGACACCCTGGAGCCCGACCGCCTCGTCTACGGGCTGCCCGACGACCCCAGGGACGCCCAGGAGGCCCAGGACGTGCTCGACGCCGTCTACGCCCCGGTGATGAGCTCGGGCACGCCCCGCCTGTGCATGGACTACGCCACCGCGGAGCTGGTCAAGACCGCAGCCAACGCCTTCCTGGCCACGAAGATCTCCTTCATCAACGCCATGGCCCGCATCTGCGACACGGTCAAGGCCGACGTCACCGACCTGGCTGACGCGATCGGGATGGATGAGCGGATCGGCCACCGATTCCTGCGCGCCGGGATCGGATTCGGCGGAGGATGCCTGCCCAAGGACATCCGCGCATTCCAGGCCCGAGCCGACCAGCTCGGGGAAGGCGAGACGCTGGCCTTCCTGGCCGAGGTCGACAGGATCAACGACTGGATGCGGGCGAGTGTCATCGACACCGCCGCCGAGCTCCTGGGCGACGACCTGCCCACATCCCGCATCGCGATCCTGGGGGCGACCTTCAAGCCCGACAGCGATGACATGCGCAACTCCCCCGCCCTGGAGATCGCCACCGACCTGGCCCGGCGGGCGGGCAGCGTCGTCGTCACCGATCCGCAGGCTGCCCCGATCCTGGCGGTCAATGACGACCTCCCCTATGAGGTCACCACCGAGGCCCAGGACGCGCTGGCCGACGCCGACCTGGCCATCCTGGGCACTGAGTGGCATGAGTACACCCAGCTGGACCCCCATCGCGCGGCCCGTCTCATGCGCCACGCCCGGGTCATCGACGGCAGGAACGCCCTGGACCCCCAGGCGTGGAAGGCCGCCGGATTCACCTACATCGGCATCGGCCGGCGCTGA